A window of Sphingorhabdus lacus contains these coding sequences:
- a CDS encoding SDR family NAD(P)-dependent oxidoreductase, whose translation MGALDGKVAIITGAGSGIGRASALRFAAEGAKVVLGDMAASVHETAEMIGAAATAVQMDAGDEADVSALVAKAIELHGHLDIAFANAGISGGMEGIFDNTVENFTSVLRVNLIGPWLMVKHAGKAMVDAGHGGSIILTASVAGIRSGAGGPPYSASKAGVINLAMVSAQQLSGTNVRCNAICPGLTETGMTKPTFDYAKEKGVTDKIGRLNPLRRGAQPEELANVALFLASDQASYVNGQAIAVDGGLSSSHPVTRQLTGQTAV comes from the coding sequence ATGGGTGCTTTGGACGGCAAGGTTGCCATAATAACTGGCGCAGGATCAGGTATTGGCCGCGCATCGGCGCTACGCTTCGCAGCCGAAGGCGCCAAAGTCGTTTTGGGCGATATGGCTGCATCGGTGCATGAGACTGCTGAAATGATCGGCGCTGCAGCGACCGCTGTGCAAATGGACGCAGGCGATGAAGCCGATGTATCCGCCCTTGTCGCCAAAGCAATCGAACTGCACGGACATCTCGATATCGCCTTTGCCAATGCCGGAATCTCCGGCGGTATGGAGGGTATCTTCGATAACACGGTCGAGAATTTCACCAGCGTTTTGCGGGTGAACCTCATTGGTCCGTGGCTGATGGTAAAGCATGCGGGCAAGGCAATGGTTGATGCAGGACATGGCGGGTCCATCATCTTGACTGCCAGCGTTGCCGGTATCCGTTCCGGCGCAGGTGGACCACCCTATTCGGCATCCAAGGCTGGCGTCATCAATTTGGCCATGGTGTCGGCTCAGCAATTGTCGGGCACCAATGTTCGTTGCAACGCAATCTGCCCTGGCCTGACCGAAACCGGTATGACCAAGCCAACATTTGATTATGCCAAAGAAAAAGGCGTCACCGACAAAATCGGCCGGCTGAACCCGCTACGCCGCGGTGCGCAGCCGGAAGAGCTAGCCAATGTGGCGCTGTTCCTTGCCAGCGATCAGGCCAGCTATGTCAATGGGCAAGCTATTGCGGTTGACGGCGGCCTTTCCAGCTCCCATCCGGTAACCCGGCAATTGACAGGACAAACAGCAGTATGA
- a CDS encoding SDR family NAD(P)-dependent oxidoreductase codes for MSLFDMTGQVAVITGSSRGIGKAIAWEMAEQGAKVVISSRKLDVCQEVAADINGKYGEGTAIAIAANISSKESLQNLVDETRKSFGRITALVCNAASNPYYGPMADISDDAFHKILTNNIVANNWLISMVAPEMVERGEGSITIISSIGGLKGSSVIGAYCISKAADMQLARNLADEYGPKGVRVNCIAPGLIKTDFAKALWDDPATLKRSTATASLKRIGEPHEIAGAAVFLASPAGAFMTGQTMVIDGGVTSSGGGVG; via the coding sequence ATGTCGCTATTCGACATGACCGGCCAAGTGGCCGTAATCACCGGTTCATCGCGAGGTATCGGGAAAGCGATTGCGTGGGAAATGGCCGAACAAGGTGCCAAGGTCGTTATTTCCAGCCGTAAGCTCGATGTCTGTCAGGAAGTTGCAGCCGACATCAACGGCAAATATGGTGAAGGTACCGCAATTGCTATCGCCGCCAATATTTCGTCGAAGGAAAGCCTCCAAAATCTGGTCGATGAAACGCGCAAGTCCTTTGGCAGAATCACAGCGCTTGTCTGCAATGCGGCATCCAATCCTTACTATGGACCGATGGCCGACATTTCGGATGACGCATTTCATAAGATTCTGACCAACAATATCGTCGCCAACAACTGGCTGATTTCGATGGTCGCTCCGGAAATGGTGGAGCGCGGCGAAGGTTCGATAACCATCATTTCGTCCATCGGCGGCCTGAAAGGTTCCTCTGTGATCGGCGCCTATTGCATTTCCAAGGCGGCCGATATGCAGCTCGCCCGTAATCTGGCAGACGAATATGGCCCCAAGGGCGTTCGCGTGAACTGCATTGCTCCGGGATTGATAAAAACCGATTTTGCGAAGGCGTTGTGGGATGATCCGGCAACGCTGAAACGGTCCACGGCAACCGCATCGCTCAAGCGAATTGGCGAGCCCCACGAGATCGCAGGCGCTGCAGTTTTTCTGGCATCGCCAGCAGGGGCCTTTATGACGGGTCAGACAATGGTGATCGACGGTGGCGTCACCAGCAGTGGTGGAGGAGTAGGTTGA
- a CDS encoding phosphotransferase family protein gives MTTQTPIDAQKAFSGTVAPTGADILDASKLADWMSAHVEGFEGPVEVLKFAGGQSNPTYRLNAKSGSYVLRRKPYGPLLPSAHAVDREYKVIAGLYPTGFPVAKPYGLCTDDAVLGSWFYVMGMVEGRTIWDGAMPGSNATERTATYEAMIDTLAALHNVDVEAAGLSDFGKPGNYFGRQVERWTKQYRLAETEVMPEMERLIEWLPKTLPEQTRTSVVHGDYRIDNMIFDAKKPVVRAVLDWELSTLGDPLADFTYVAMAWVTQNEGRSGVMDLDRASLGIPELDAMVERYCAATGRDGVPDMNWYFAYNFFRLAGIIQGIKKRVIDGTASSAHAQAMAERVFPLAESAWKFAEKAGA, from the coding sequence ATGACGACACAAACACCTATTGATGCCCAAAAGGCTTTTAGCGGCACGGTTGCACCGACAGGCGCTGACATATTGGACGCAAGCAAACTCGCCGATTGGATGAGCGCCCATGTCGAAGGATTTGAAGGACCGGTCGAGGTCCTCAAATTTGCAGGTGGCCAATCCAACCCGACCTATCGCTTGAATGCAAAAAGCGGGTCCTATGTGTTGCGTCGCAAACCCTATGGCCCGTTGCTCCCCAGTGCCCATGCGGTGGATCGTGAGTATAAGGTTATCGCTGGGCTTTATCCGACGGGATTTCCTGTCGCGAAACCCTACGGCCTGTGCACTGACGATGCCGTTCTTGGTAGCTGGTTCTACGTCATGGGCATGGTTGAAGGTCGCACGATCTGGGATGGCGCCATGCCCGGTTCGAACGCCACCGAGCGCACGGCAACTTACGAGGCCATGATCGATACCTTGGCAGCGTTACATAATGTAGACGTTGAGGCCGCGGGCTTGTCCGATTTCGGCAAGCCCGGCAATTATTTTGGGCGGCAGGTCGAACGCTGGACCAAACAATATCGCCTCGCCGAAACCGAAGTGATGCCGGAAATGGAGCGACTGATCGAATGGCTGCCCAAAACCCTGCCTGAACAGACGCGAACCAGCGTCGTCCATGGTGACTATCGTATCGACAATATGATTTTCGATGCAAAGAAACCTGTCGTCCGGGCTGTGCTGGATTGGGAACTGTCGACTTTGGGTGACCCCCTTGCCGACTTCACCTATGTCGCCATGGCATGGGTAACGCAAAATGAAGGCCGCTCGGGAGTTATGGATCTGGATCGAGCCTCGCTCGGCATTCCGGAACTTGACGCTATGGTCGAACGCTATTGTGCCGCCACCGGCCGCGACGGCGTGCCCGATATGAACTGGTATTTCGCCTATAATTTCTTCCGTCTTGCCGGAATTATTCAGGGTATCAAGAAACGGGTGATAGACGGCACCGCCAGTTCAGCGCATGCACAGGCGATGGCCGAACGGGTTTTCCCGTTGGCCGAGTCCGCTTGGAAATTTGCGGAAAAAGCAGGGGCCTAA
- a CDS encoding Zn-dependent alcohol dehydrogenase, with amino-acid sequence MKAAVLIEAGKPLQIEQVNIANPGPHEVLIRTAACGLCHSDLHFIEGTYPHPLPAIPGHEAAGIVEAVGSEVRTVKVGDAVVTCLSAFCGHCEYCVTGRMSLCLGGETRRKPGEAPRLTRPDGSTVNQMLNLSAYAEMMLVHEHACVAINPEMPLDRASVIGCAVTTGAGTIFNACKVTPGETVAVIGCGGVGLATINAAKIAGAGRIIAADPIPEKRALAMKLGATDTIDAMADDAAAQIQELSKGGVDHAIEAVGRPASGELAVKSLKRGGTATILGMMPLSHQVGLSAMDLLSGKKLQGAIMGGNRFPVDIPRLVDFYMRGLLDLDSIISETIPLERINEGFDQMKRGDAARSVIIFDQ; translated from the coding sequence GTGAAAGCAGCCGTCCTGATCGAAGCGGGCAAACCGCTTCAAATCGAGCAAGTGAACATTGCCAACCCCGGGCCGCATGAGGTGCTTATCCGCACCGCGGCCTGTGGGCTGTGCCACAGCGACCTGCACTTTATCGAAGGCACCTACCCGCATCCCCTGCCGGCCATTCCCGGGCATGAGGCGGCAGGTATTGTCGAGGCGGTCGGTAGCGAAGTGCGGACCGTAAAAGTCGGCGATGCTGTCGTCACCTGCCTCTCTGCCTTTTGTGGCCATTGCGAATATTGCGTCACCGGACGGATGTCTCTGTGCCTTGGCGGCGAAACTCGTCGCAAGCCCGGCGAAGCGCCAAGGCTGACACGACCCGATGGCAGCACTGTGAACCAGATGCTCAACCTGTCGGCCTATGCCGAGATGATGTTGGTTCATGAACATGCCTGCGTTGCCATTAATCCCGAAATGCCGCTGGATCGTGCTTCGGTCATCGGCTGCGCCGTGACCACGGGCGCCGGAACAATTTTCAACGCCTGCAAGGTGACGCCCGGTGAAACCGTCGCTGTCATCGGCTGCGGCGGAGTTGGTCTTGCGACCATCAATGCCGCCAAGATTGCCGGTGCGGGACGGATCATTGCCGCCGACCCCATTCCGGAAAAGCGGGCGCTGGCTATGAAGCTGGGTGCGACGGACACCATTGATGCAATGGCGGATGATGCAGCTGCGCAAATTCAGGAATTGAGCAAGGGAGGCGTTGACCATGCGATTGAAGCCGTCGGCCGTCCTGCATCGGGCGAACTGGCCGTCAAATCACTGAAACGCGGAGGTACTGCGACCATTTTGGGTATGATGCCGCTGTCGCATCAGGTTGGCCTTTCGGCCATGGACCTGTTGTCGGGTAAGAAATTGCAAGGGGCGATCATGGGTGGCAACCGCTTCCCGGTCGATATTCCGCGCCTCGTTGATTTCTATATGCGCGGATTGCTGGATCTCGACAGCATCATTTCCGAAACCATTCCGCTGGAACGTATAAATGAGGGATTTGACCAAATGAAACGTGGAGACGCGGCGCGTTCGGTCATCATATTCGACCAATGA
- a CDS encoding acyl-CoA dehydrogenase family protein, with product MDFDLTEKQTYWRDRIRDHNERFIRPRVADYYAEQATGSRWKVLQVVEEEKARAKAAGLWNLFMPPTSGRVHVDDSVAFEGPGLTNMEYALCAEEMGRIGMASEVYNCSAPDTGNMEVFLRYGTAEQKQKWMIPLMNGEIRSAFLMTEPAVASSDATNIETSIRREGDEYVLNGVKWWSSGAGDPRCKIAIVMGKTDFEAKRHAQQSMVLMELDAPGVKILRHLPVFGYDDAPHGHMEIELKDVRIPASNMLLGEGRGFEIAQGRLGPGRIHHCMRTIGTAEEALEKMCKRLQSRVAFGKTIAEHSLWEERIARARIDIEMTRLLCLKAADMMDKVGNKAAAAEIAMIKVQAPTMALKIIDDAIQAHGGGGVSNDYGLAYAYAGQRTLRLADGPDEVHARAIARMELGKHGGHGKDGMSSGDIGVAR from the coding sequence ATGGATTTCGATCTCACCGAAAAGCAAACCTACTGGCGGGATCGCATTCGCGATCATAACGAGCGCTTCATCCGCCCACGCGTCGCCGATTATTATGCCGAACAAGCAACCGGTAGCCGCTGGAAAGTCCTGCAGGTTGTTGAAGAGGAAAAGGCTCGCGCAAAGGCTGCAGGCCTTTGGAACCTTTTCATGCCGCCAACGTCGGGCCGTGTGCACGTAGACGACAGCGTGGCATTCGAAGGCCCCGGTCTGACAAATATGGAATATGCCTTGTGCGCCGAAGAAATGGGCCGAATTGGCATGGCGTCAGAAGTTTACAACTGCTCCGCACCTGACACAGGCAATATGGAAGTATTCCTGCGCTACGGCACTGCCGAGCAAAAGCAGAAATGGATGATCCCGTTGATGAACGGCGAAATCCGCTCGGCCTTTTTGATGACCGAGCCGGCCGTTGCTTCGTCGGATGCCACCAATATCGAAACTTCGATCCGCCGCGAAGGTGACGAATATGTATTGAACGGCGTGAAATGGTGGTCCTCGGGCGCTGGCGATCCGCGCTGCAAAATTGCTATTGTGATGGGCAAGACCGATTTCGAGGCCAAACGGCACGCACAACAGTCGATGGTATTGATGGAACTGGATGCCCCGGGCGTGAAGATCCTCCGACATCTGCCAGTTTTCGGATATGACGACGCACCGCATGGGCATATGGAAATCGAACTTAAGGATGTCCGTATTCCTGCTTCCAATATGCTGCTTGGCGAAGGCCGTGGTTTCGAGATCGCGCAGGGTCGCCTCGGACCTGGCCGTATCCACCATTGCATGCGCACTATCGGAACCGCTGAAGAAGCGCTCGAAAAAATGTGCAAGCGCCTGCAAAGCCGCGTCGCATTCGGCAAGACCATTGCCGAGCATAGTCTCTGGGAAGAACGCATCGCCCGTGCCCGTATCGACATTGAAATGACTCGTCTGCTCTGCCTGAAGGCGGCAGACATGATGGACAAGGTCGGCAACAAGGCAGCGGCTGCCGAGATCGCTATGATCAAGGTGCAGGCACCCACCATGGCGCTGAAGATCATAGACGATGCCATTCAGGCGCATGGCGGCGGCGGCGTATCCAACGACTACGGCCTTGCTTATGCCTACGCTGGACAGCGTACCTTGCGTCTTGCCGATGGTCCGGACGAAGTCCATGCGCGCGCAATTGCCAGGATGGAACTGGGCAAGCATGGCGGGCATGGCAAAGACGGCATGTCGAGCGGTGACATCGGGGTAGCCCGGTGA
- a CDS encoding MFS transporter has product MTATARLPRSLKVIHGLGSVAYGIKDNGFSVFLLIFYNQVLGIDAGIVGTVIMAALIFDAFADPIIGELSDRTQSKWGRRLPWLYASAIPLGVIWMLLWHPPEMDQTGTIIWLFCTAVLARTLVSMCEVPSIALVPEITADYDERTRLMRYRFLFGWAGGLLILIFAYGIFFTGPKGVSDPVGYDAYSLCGALMMTGAVLISALGQHKWVATQSPPAPRGAGLRHALTEVKATLSNRAFLWLTSAALFGLINQGITFALSNYQLAFLWQLEQMQMLYYALMLFGTVIVAFVVVPPLSGRLGKKNAAILLAIISLTFNSAMYLGWLLDLVPGAPDNPSILYMFSFLIVSNGAAVGMMMLTSSMMADVVEASQQETGRRSEGLFFAGYFFMQKCAVGIGTFFAGMILTFANFPQEAVPGKVNAAVLDGLALYYMVALATLGIIGISILRHFPISRESHNERLRVLNSKAESAS; this is encoded by the coding sequence ATGACCGCTACTGCTCGGCTTCCACGATCGTTAAAAGTGATTCACGGCCTCGGCTCGGTCGCTTATGGGATTAAAGACAACGGTTTTTCTGTCTTCTTGCTGATATTCTATAATCAGGTGCTCGGTATCGATGCAGGCATCGTAGGTACGGTCATCATGGCGGCATTGATTTTCGATGCCTTTGCCGATCCGATAATCGGAGAACTCAGCGACAGGACGCAAAGCAAATGGGGTCGCAGGTTACCGTGGCTGTATGCGTCCGCTATCCCCCTCGGAGTCATTTGGATGCTCCTATGGCATCCGCCTGAAATGGATCAGACGGGCACAATCATCTGGCTTTTCTGCACAGCCGTTCTGGCACGCACACTTGTGTCGATGTGCGAGGTTCCGTCCATTGCGCTCGTCCCGGAAATCACCGCCGACTATGACGAGCGAACCCGTTTGATGCGGTATCGCTTCCTTTTCGGCTGGGCTGGCGGATTACTTATTCTCATCTTTGCCTATGGCATTTTCTTCACCGGACCCAAGGGTGTCAGCGATCCTGTCGGTTATGACGCCTATTCGCTGTGCGGTGCGTTGATGATGACGGGCGCAGTGCTGATTTCGGCGCTGGGACAGCATAAATGGGTGGCAACGCAATCACCCCCGGCGCCGCGCGGTGCCGGGCTGCGACACGCGCTGACCGAAGTAAAAGCGACGTTGTCCAATCGCGCATTTCTCTGGCTTACGTCAGCTGCGTTATTTGGCCTGATTAATCAGGGCATCACCTTTGCTTTGTCCAATTACCAACTCGCCTTTCTTTGGCAGCTCGAACAAATGCAGATGCTCTACTATGCATTAATGCTTTTCGGGACAGTCATCGTCGCCTTCGTCGTCGTACCGCCTTTGTCGGGCCGTTTGGGCAAAAAAAACGCTGCGATCCTGCTTGCGATCATTTCCCTTACCTTCAATTCGGCTATGTACTTAGGTTGGTTGCTCGATCTGGTCCCAGGCGCGCCGGACAACCCTTCGATTCTGTATATGTTCTCCTTCCTCATCGTGTCGAATGGCGCAGCCGTTGGAATGATGATGCTGACATCGTCGATGATGGCCGATGTGGTCGAAGCCTCGCAGCAGGAGACCGGCCGTCGTTCCGAGGGCCTGTTTTTCGCTGGCTATTTCTTCATGCAAAAATGCGCCGTAGGCATCGGGACATTCTTTGCAGGTATGATTCTGACTTTCGCTAATTTCCCGCAAGAAGCAGTACCCGGCAAAGTCAATGCCGCCGTCCTCGACGGGCTTGCGCTTTACTATATGGTCGCGCTGGCGACGCTCGGGATTATCGGCATATCCATCTTGCGGCACTTCCCAATTTCGCGCGAAAGTCACAATGAACGCTTGCGTGTCTTGAACAGTAAGGCAGAGTCTGCCAGTTAA
- a CDS encoding acyl-CoA dehydrogenase family protein: protein MSDLESFRAEARAWLEENCPPEMRTPVKGDEDICWGGRNFKFQSEAQKLWMERCAAKGYTVPDWPKAYGGAGLSPQETKVLRQEMAKLGCRSPLNSFGIWMLGPALLKFGTEEQKVHYLNQIARGEIRWCQGYSEPGSGSDLVSMQTYGEDKGDHWVVNGQKIWTSYADKADWIFCLVRTDKTNKYQGISFLLFDMETPGVSTKPIKLISGNSPFCETFFDNVVVPKHQIVGELNRGWDVAKYLLGHEREMISGMGGDGGVTSIGAAMKAVLAEEPVLRAQMALFDVDNLTFRAHGERFMDEWKTGKAHPAYSNLMKYVGTELNKKRNELVMSIGGSQALEWESERSNGGSKARNWLRTKANSIEGGTSEVMLNVVSKRILEMPGA from the coding sequence ATGTCCGACCTTGAATCATTCCGCGCCGAAGCGCGCGCATGGCTCGAAGAAAACTGCCCACCCGAAATGCGAACCCCGGTAAAAGGGGACGAAGACATCTGCTGGGGTGGCCGCAATTTCAAGTTCCAAAGCGAAGCCCAAAAACTCTGGATGGAGCGTTGCGCGGCCAAGGGCTACACTGTCCCCGATTGGCCCAAGGCCTATGGAGGCGCAGGTCTTAGTCCTCAGGAAACGAAGGTTCTGCGTCAGGAAATGGCGAAACTGGGCTGTCGGAGCCCTCTAAACAGTTTTGGCATCTGGATGCTTGGACCCGCGCTGCTGAAATTTGGCACCGAAGAGCAGAAAGTGCATTACCTGAACCAAATCGCGCGCGGTGAAATCCGCTGGTGCCAAGGTTATTCAGAGCCCGGATCAGGCAGCGACCTTGTATCGATGCAAACCTATGGCGAGGATAAGGGCGACCATTGGGTAGTAAACGGCCAGAAAATCTGGACGTCTTACGCCGACAAGGCGGACTGGATTTTCTGTCTTGTCCGTACCGACAAGACGAACAAATATCAGGGCATCAGTTTCCTGCTGTTTGATATGGAAACCCCGGGCGTTTCAACAAAGCCAATTAAGTTGATTTCCGGCAACTCGCCCTTTTGCGAGACCTTTTTCGACAATGTGGTCGTGCCCAAACATCAGATTGTTGGCGAATTGAACCGCGGCTGGGACGTTGCGAAATATCTGCTCGGGCATGAGCGTGAGATGATTTCCGGCATGGGCGGCGATGGCGGCGTAACATCAATCGGCGCTGCGATGAAGGCTGTACTGGCCGAAGAGCCTGTTTTGCGCGCGCAAATGGCGTTGTTCGATGTCGACAATCTGACCTTCCGTGCCCATGGCGAACGTTTCATGGACGAATGGAAAACCGGCAAGGCCCATCCTGCCTATTCGAATTTGATGAAATATGTTGGCACCGAACTGAACAAGAAACGGAACGAGTTGGTCATGTCGATCGGCGGTTCGCAGGCTCTGGAATGGGAAAGTGAACGCTCCAATGGCGGATCCAAAGCGCGTAACTGGTTGCGGACCAAGGCGAACTCGATCGAAGGCGGCACCAGCGAGGTTATGTTGAACGTTGTGTCCAAACGTATTCTTGAAATGCCGGGAGCGTAA
- a CDS encoding acyl-CoA dehydrogenase family protein: MAMTLNDDQTMLRDSARDFMASEAPVTHFRKFRDMGCKDGFSHDLWKEFAEMGFTGILIPEADGGMGMGHIEAGIVLEEIGRNLSPSPFLSTSVAAVEALKLADKGMRDRWFPGILAGETVIGLAIDEGVKHRPEKTACKAERSGNGFKLSGHKQFVVQGTSSDMLIVAARTAGSAGETDGLTLFAVEKDAAGLSMEAARLVDSAMAAHVTLEGVQVDADAVIGEVDGGWSVLRKVLDAGRVGAAAEMVGVGSGAMDMTFEYLKTRKQFDRVIGEFQALQHRAAHLYGEMEGARSIVLKAQSLMDEGHAKAELYVAAAKAKAGLACNLAVREGVQMHGGIGMTDEYDIGLYMKRDRSLNEFFGDAYYHADRVATMNGY, encoded by the coding sequence ATGGCGATGACACTAAACGACGATCAGACCATGCTGCGCGATAGCGCGCGTGACTTCATGGCGAGTGAAGCGCCGGTTACCCATTTTCGCAAGTTCCGCGATATGGGATGCAAAGATGGCTTCAGCCATGATTTGTGGAAGGAATTTGCTGAAATGGGCTTCACCGGAATCCTAATTCCCGAAGCCGATGGCGGCATGGGTATGGGCCATATTGAAGCGGGTATCGTGCTGGAAGAAATCGGACGCAATCTGTCGCCCTCGCCATTTCTTTCTACCTCTGTCGCGGCAGTCGAGGCATTGAAGCTGGCAGACAAGGGCATGCGCGACCGCTGGTTTCCGGGCATCTTGGCTGGGGAGACCGTGATTGGCCTCGCCATCGATGAAGGGGTCAAACACCGGCCTGAAAAAACAGCCTGCAAAGCGGAGCGCAGCGGCAATGGCTTCAAACTGTCGGGCCATAAGCAATTCGTCGTGCAAGGCACGTCGTCTGACATGTTGATCGTTGCGGCTCGCACAGCGGGTTCGGCTGGAGAGACCGACGGGCTGACCCTATTCGCGGTCGAAAAGGACGCGGCCGGATTGTCGATGGAGGCCGCACGGCTGGTCGACTCGGCCATGGCCGCGCATGTGACACTGGAGGGTGTACAGGTAGATGCCGATGCCGTTATCGGGGAAGTCGACGGCGGCTGGTCAGTCTTGCGCAAGGTGCTTGATGCGGGCCGTGTAGGCGCAGCCGCCGAAATGGTAGGCGTCGGTTCCGGTGCGATGGATATGACCTTTGAGTATCTGAAAACCCGCAAGCAATTTGATCGCGTGATCGGCGAGTTTCAGGCCCTGCAACACCGCGCCGCGCATCTCTACGGCGAGATGGAAGGCGCGCGTTCCATCGTGCTGAAGGCCCAGTCGTTGATGGACGAAGGTCACGCCAAGGCCGAGCTTTATGTAGCTGCCGCAAAGGCAAAGGCGGGCCTTGCCTGCAATCTTGCCGTGCGGGAAGGCGTACAGATGCATGGTGGCATCGGCATGACCGATGAATATGATATCGGCCTTTATATGAAGCGGGACCGCAGCCTCAACGAGTTTTTTGGCGACGCCTATTATCATGCCGACCGCGTGGCGACGATGAACGGCTATTGA
- a CDS encoding SDR family oxidoreductase yields the protein MDLQTLFNLNDRVAVVTGGSRGIGKMIVEGYLNAGCARVYISARKVDQIEATVAEYGDKVIGLPCDLSTVEGCQSLAAQIAEREEKVDILVNNAGAAWGADFGTVTDAQWDRVMDLNVKGLFFLTQALHPLMKKAATFERPGKVINIASIDGIKINPWQTYAYQASKAAVIHLTRRLAAELVKDNILVSGIAPGAFQSEMNKAARDHADAVAKNIPFPRIGTPEDMAGLAIFLAARSGDYIVGDTLACDGGIAYSSLPGNGIAP from the coding sequence ATGGATTTACAGACTCTTTTCAATCTCAATGATCGTGTCGCGGTTGTTACTGGTGGTTCGCGCGGAATCGGCAAGATGATAGTTGAAGGCTATTTGAATGCAGGCTGTGCCCGTGTCTACATTAGCGCGCGTAAGGTGGACCAGATTGAAGCCACAGTCGCAGAATATGGAGACAAAGTCATCGGACTGCCCTGTGATCTGTCGACCGTCGAAGGTTGTCAGTCCCTTGCCGCCCAGATCGCCGAGCGAGAAGAAAAGGTCGACATTCTCGTCAACAACGCGGGTGCAGCTTGGGGCGCAGATTTTGGTACTGTCACTGACGCGCAGTGGGACCGGGTCATGGACCTGAATGTGAAAGGATTGTTTTTCCTCACACAGGCGCTGCATCCGCTGATGAAGAAGGCGGCAACATTTGAACGGCCAGGCAAGGTGATCAACATTGCGTCGATCGACGGGATCAAAATCAACCCGTGGCAGACCTACGCCTACCAAGCGTCAAAAGCTGCAGTTATCCACCTGACCCGTCGTTTGGCCGCAGAGTTGGTCAAGGATAACATTCTGGTAAGCGGCATAGCACCGGGTGCTTTCCAGTCCGAAATGAACAAGGCCGCGCGCGATCACGCCGATGCGGTTGCCAAGAATATTCCGTTTCCGCGAATCGGAACGCCCGAAGATATGGCCGGGCTTGCGATCTTTTTAGCCGCCCGTTCCGGCGATTATATCGTCGGCGACACCCTCGCATGCGATGGCGGCATTGCTTATTCCAGTTTGCCAGGGAACGGCATCGCACCCTGA